agccgacagagagaaagccttcccttgagctagcatcctgaattcagacttctagcctcctagactgtgagagaacaaatttctctttgttaaagccattcgcttgtggtatttctgttatattagCACTAAAAAAATAACCTAAACAGTATTTGGTACCAagagaatggggtgctgctctaacagatacctaaaatgtggaagcagttttgaaactgtgaatgggtagaggctggaagtgttttaaagtgcctaacagtaaaagcctagagtgccttgaagaggctgttggtggaattatggacaccaaagacaattctggtgaggactgagaaggaagtgaggaaagctgttacactggagatggcacagacagCAAGAaggagcagcagagaaatggcagcagcaaagAAATGGTAGCAGCAGAACGAGGAGACCAGCGTGAGACAGCACTGGAGGTAACCCAtgaagtgagagagctgagtgcctttgcacagaaAGCTTCCTTCCTTGCAGAGTAGGGTGCTCTGaacacttatcagtggagctaggcttgctgacccatggagccagggagctgagtgccttctggctgaagtttactggtggagtgggatgtCTCTGCCCCAGCAGGTAGACACGGGCAGTGAGGCTCaaagggctgagaggccaaggaaccaggagacagaagttgaagagacaagaaacacaggaagccaagctACCTTGGTCTCAAAGGGTGAGTCGCCACTCAGAAGCACTAGGAGGGAGCAGAGctgctgttccagtgggcctggaaggcagagctgaagcccagggccaaggccaaggggcctccattcagaatctggagagtgtggtcaATACCTAGAGTTTGAAGGACAAGGccattgtctaaatggtctcagagaacagagggttattttcaaagccttgagggctaatgtgatgtgttctgctgactttctTGGTGCCTGTTGTCCCCTCTTTCACTCCAATATCTCCCATTTGTAAAGGAaatatctagcttgtgcctgttctatcaTTGTACTTGGGAAGCAAATACctcatattctagatttcacagatgaagagaaatttttgaattttggatttggagttggTTTAAGGCTTTTGCTAAGATATGacgggtgaatgtgttttatgtgtggcaaggacatgaatttggggggggcaaagagtggaatgttatgggttgaattgtgttcccccaaaatgtgtgtcaacttagctaggccatgattcccagtattgtgtgactgttcaccattttgtcatctgatgtgattttcctatgtgttgtaaatcctacctctatggtgttaatgaggtacaattagcggcagttatgttactaaggcaggactcaatctacaagattaggttgtgtcttaagtcaatctcttctgagatataaaagagagaagtgagcagagagacatggggacctcacatcaccaagaaacaagagcgaggagaatagtgcatcctttggacccaggatccctgtgctgagaaactcctcaagtggggaagactgatgagaaggacctttccccagagctgacacagagaaaaagccttcctctggagctggcaccttgaatttggacttctagcctcctagactgtgacagaataaatttctctttgttaaagccattcacttgtgttagtgctgttacagcagtactagataactaagatagctaGTAATCTTTTGTTATATAATAttgttttttattaatattttgtggTGCACATATATACCAGTAAACTCTGGAGGTAAGATAGGTGGAATGAGgcagggaaaaaatttttttttcttaacaattttttttatgttgttgagtgGAACATCATtacatataactgccaaaccactgtgaaTCATGTCCCACCAACGTGAGTATGCAACCTGAACCATCACAACAGGATAATACAAATACCATACCTCTAAACCAATATAAGAATACACAAGTGGAGACATTGCATAATTCTAGCTTCCTATAAAACTAAAGCCCCAAAAGGAAGTGCTGTCATGGGAATATTACCAGTGCAAAAAATTACCTCTTACTGTAAAAGAAGTACAGCTCAGAAACCAGAAGATAGGTCCTTGACGACTGCATGAAACACACATGCAGTACATCAAGGATGCTACAACATGTGCTTACACTGTATTTCTCCTAAAAATAAGTTTTTCACATGAATATTATGAATCCTGAAAACTGCACCTTCCCAATAACAAAGCAAACCATAAATATCCTTACAAGGCTTATCTTGCTGTTCAGAATTCCAAACAGCCAAAAAATGTAATTGGTACTTATTCATAACTGTGTACATGAAACATGTCAAGGGTTATGTTTACACCTGAAAATAACTTGTGCACTTGAATATCACCCAATGCCGAAAACCAAGCCCTCCCAGTAACACAAAGGAAACAGTAAATGTACTTACGAGCCTTATCTCACTGAACAGAGGGGAAAAAGAGACAAAAGTCATTCACAGTCACTCCTCCCACCTACAGCACTTCCTGCAATAACCTCTCAGCACAACATGGCACCAGTGAATATCCTTCTGGTTTACACAGTTACAGAAGTCCCTGCCCCAACATCAGCATGTATTAAAAATGTTACAAAAGTATATCTGTAAACCCCAGAGGCAGAAAATATGAATGGTACTTTTATATACCAGTACATATGAAAGAGTTAAAGGACAGGAAGGaataaaaagcaatgaaaagGGTAAGTATGTGGGTTAGTATAAATATTGACTCTAAAACCATAATGATCAGCTGTTTCAACTATATAGAGAATTGATATGAAAGACATCAATACCATATAAGTCAGGAAGAGAATAAACGGAGTTAATGTTGTAAGTCCTTGTCCAGGAAGTGGTGCAAGTACTAATTTGTAAGTGAAGTACGCATACTGTAATCTCTAGGATAACCACTAAAAAAGTAAGTAGAATAATGTATAACTAGCAATGTTATGATAAATGGGataataaaacacaataaaaaaaaagacagggagaaaacaaaacaaaaaagaacaaactctacaaataaaaccaaatatatcaataattacataaaattttttttttttttttagtgtaaatgTACTAAATTCTGCAATTACAATAGAAAGGTTGTCATGCTACATAAAAACCAAAGCTCAACCATATTCTGCTTTAAAAATGCACAACTTAAATGTAAGATAGGTGATATTCTAAATTTGAGTATAtgtaaaaacaaagactcaaaatataaaagcaaaaattgGTAGAGCTAGacagagaaaaattaataattatTCTGGAAGATTATAACACACTTCTTTCAGTATCTGATAGAATAAAAGTTGATAGGAAAGTCAGTAAGAgcataaaaatcaaaaccaaacccattgctgtcaagttgattccgactcacagcaaccctataggactgagtagagctaccctatagggtttccaaggtgcggctggtggattcaatctgctgaccttttggttcgcagccaagctcttaaccactacgtaaCCAAGGCTTCCATAAGAACAGAGAGGATTGGAGAAACAATTTTAAAGATTAACTTGTAGAGATTGGGAAGGGAAAGGAGGCGTACTCTTCCAAAAGTTCAACTATATTTTATCCTCTAAGAAAAGAAACAATTAAGAAACACAATACAATTGTGTTTCACAGTAATTTAGTATGCAATGTGTATGTAGAGTcgctgtagggtcgctaagagtcagaatcgactcgacgacagtgggtttggtttggttgataTATGTAGAACATATATTAACAAGATTGAGAGGAAAATAATTACAGGTTTTGAAATCCATTTTCTTAATTAGTCTCTTTCAAAAAGGAATCCTAGGCAAGTGCAGGTTTCTGTGGATCAGGTTAAGGATCCAAAGTACTGTTATCTAGACCGGGGCTTCCTGAGGCCCAATTCCACGGTCTTAGGGCCAGTTCTATGGTGATAAGTAGTCTCTAGGGGTGTTATTTACATCATTGAGGAATTTTTGGTCACAGGCTGGGAGCTCTTTTCTTGTATACCTGTTGAGTGTGGGGCACCTACTGCCACAGCTGGGAATTAGTAAATGAGGGAACATATTGGTTACCTAAAGAAGGTAATATTCAAGTAAGCCTGCGGTTCTAATCTGCCAATCTCAAAGTCAAACTTTaagtttaaatttttgttttccaaGTTTCCACACGTAAATAATAAATAATGGTGACTTTCCAAAGGAGGAGAGGATAAAAGCAGTTCTTTAGTAGAGTTCTGTCTTTAGTGCCAATTTTAAATTTTCACAAAAATTTCCAGCTTGTTTCATTAGAGACCTAAACTGCCTATACTTTGCCTTGACTTCAGTGTTCTTAGAGTGTTTAGACAATGAAAAATTTTCTCACCACTCTACTCATTATGAAAGTTTTCGGTCAATGTTGAATAGTTTTGCTACCCAGAGCACGAAAAACTCAAAAACTCTGAATTTATAAAGCTCCTTATTcaaaaagtggaaaaagaaacagtGCAAGTCATCTACCTGCATATTTACTTCTATTATCCACAGGGGCTTGACAATGCCAGTATCTTTCAAATAACTAAGTATGGCCATTATACAATACTTAAACACTTTCTCCAAAGTGTCTCCCCGTATGTGGAACTGAGCATCAGCTAAGGAATCCACATATCCATACTTCTAACTAGAGGAGAGTTGACCTCGATTACCTTCTGTTTCTCAGTCAAGTTGTAGTCTCTCACATCTTTGTATCTCCACACCATGATCGTGGCACTGGACACTCTACTTCCTCAGAATTAGATTTCTGAGGAATACTGAGTTGTCGCTTCCAGTTTAAAGCTTTCCCAAAGTCACTGCATTTATAGGGCTTCTGTTTAGCATGAATTTTCTGGTGTTTAATAAGATTTGATCTGATGGTGAAGGCCTTTCCACATTCAGCACATATATACggtttctctcctgtgtgaatTCGATGATGCTCATGGAGCTGTGATTTCTTAATGAAGGACTTCCCACAGTCACtgcattcatagggtttctcaccAGTATGAATTCTCCTGTGTCTATTTAAGTGTGACTTCTGGATGAAGGACTTCCCACATTCAGTACAAatatagggtttctctcctgtatgaattctctgatgcaTAATTAGTGTTGATTTTCTTgcaaaggctttcccacattcactgcactcataatgtctttctccagtatGAGACTGTTGATGTATATGGAGGCCTGACTTCCGAGTGAAGGCTTTTCCACAGTCACTGCatttatagggtttctctccagtgtgaatttTCTGGTGTGTAAAGAGATTTGATCTGTCAGTGAAAGCCTTTCCACATTGAGCACATATATAGGGTTTCTCACCAGTGTGAATTTGTTGATGCACATGGAGTTGTGATTTCTTAGTAAAGGATTTCCCACAACCACTGCAtttgtaaggtttctctccagtatgaattctctcaTGTGTAATAAAATGTGACTTGTGGAagaaggccttcccacattctgTACAAGCATAGGGTTTTTCTCCTCTATGAATTTTCTGATGCATACTTAGTGTTGATTTCTGGATGAATGCTTTTCCACATTCACTGCACTCATAGTGTCTCTCTCCAGTGTGACATTTCTGATGTATCCTGAGCCGAGACTTCCAGGTGAATGATTTTCCACAGTCACTGCATTTATacggtttctctccagtatgaatttttTGGTGTTTAATGAGATTTGACCTGTCAgtaaaggccttcccacattcagCACATATATAGGGTCTCTCCCCAGTATGAATTTTCTGGTGTATAATGAGATTTGTTTTGTGGGTGAAGATCTTCCCACACTCTGAACATATAAAGGGATTCTCTCCTGTGTGAATTCGCTGATGCACATGGAGTTGTGATTTCTTAGTAAAGGATTTCCCACAGTCActgcattcataaggtttctctccagtatgaattctctcaTGTGTAATAAAATGCGACTTTCGgataaaggccttcccacattcagGACATACATAGGGTTTTTCTCCTGTATGAATTTTCTGATGCATACTTAGCGTTGATTTCCTTGTAAAGGCTTTTCTACATTCAGTACATTCAAAGTGTTTCTCTcctgtataaatttttttatgtttattgaggTCTGAATTCTGAGAGTTTTTTCCACACTCACTGTATTTATAGGGTTTTTCTCCAGTACTAAAACTCCGAAATCTGAACAGATCTGACTTTTGGATAAAGGCTTTCCCAGATTGATTACATTTATAGTGATTCTCCTCAGCATGAGTTTTCTGATGGTTTGACTTAAGGGAAAATTCCTTCCCATATTCAGTGCATGTGtagggtttctctcctgtatAAACCATCTGAGCTATACCAATTTGGGGCTTCTGAGCGAATATTATCTCACATTTGCTGCATTCATGGTGTTTTTCTTCAGTATAAATACTTTGATGTGCAAAAGCATGTGACTTCTGAGTGAAAACCTTTATGTAGTCTGAAAATAAATAGAGGTTCTCCTCAGCAtgaattttctgatgttgaatgaGAGCTTGCTTATGACTCAGGACTTTCttgcattgattacattcataaGCGTTCATTTCTGTGTGAGAATTTACATGAGTAAAATCATTACCATATCCAATAATCTTATCAAGATTTTCTGTTGCGCTGTTTCCATTATAATTATGTAAGTTTGCAACATGCTTCAAATTCTTTCCAAATGAGTAACAGTTATGGATCCTTTTTCTTGAAGGAACAAGGTCTGTGTTTATAGGAACTATTTTTTCTATGTCCTTATAGTCACACCCTCTCTCATTAGCCAGTGTTTTCTTGTTGATGAAGGCAACGTGACTTgaaagtttgttttggttttcctcATATCTCTCTGCCCATTCATCACCTTGCCACAATGCTTCTAAAATGGAATACAGTGAGTCATCTCTTCTGAATAGATTAACTCCCATAGAATGGAACAAAGCTTCTTCAGAAATTCCCTGTTGTGATGTTTCAAATCCAATATCCccaactaaaaaagaaagaaaaaataaaattgacacAAAGAACAGCTAACAGAAGGAATAAGGCAGTTGATTCAGGGTGAACACAGAGAAATGGGAGAGGCtatacataaatataataaatacatacaaataaaATTGGGTATTTACATATGATATATATGCTACgcaaaccctggtggaatagttgttaagtgctacagctgctaaccaagaggtcagcagttcgaatccgccaggcactccttggaaactctatgggacagttctactctgtcctatagggtcgctatgagtcagaatcgactcaacggcagtgggtttggttttttggggggtattttctttttatatactatataataatatatacaaaaaaaacttgCATTATATTTACTGTAagataaatccttgacaacttcaatattttctctgtttacgtgttattcataaagttttcactgaccaatttttttagaagtaaattgccaggtccatcttcctagcctgtctgagtctggaagctcccctgaaacctgtccaccatgtgtgaccctgccggtatttgaaataccggtggcatagcttctaacatcacagcaacatgcaagccaccagtcAACaagttgaagttgccaaggaattcattttatatggatccacaatcaaagtatgtggaatcagcagtcaagaaatcaaacgatgtactccattgggcaaatctgctacaaaagacctctttaaagtgttaaaaagcaaagatgtcactttgaggactaaggtgtgcctgccccaagtcatagtgttttcaattgcctcatatgcatgggaaagatggacaatgaataaggaaggtcaaagaattgatgcctttgaattatggtgttgtcaaagaatattgactacaccacggactgccagaagaaggaacaaatcaaatctgtcttggaagaagtacagctgtaATGCTCCttagtgaggatggcaagacttcatctcatgtactttggacatgttatcaggagggatcagtccctggagatggacatcatgcttggtaaagcagagggtaagcaaaaatgaggaagaccgtcaaagagatggattgacactgtggctgcaacaatgggctccaacaaagcaatgattgtggggatacagcaggacctggcagtgttttgttctgttgtacacagggttcctatgagtcagaaccaacttgatggcacctaacaacaacatatgataaGTAATAGCATTTAGATGTGCCAGGAATTGTTTTAAGTTCTACATTAACTCAATGAACATTATCACACTTTTCTGTTGGTATTACGGttctccctattttacagatgagaaaactgagccacAAAAGATTTAAGCCAtttgcctgtcttagtcatctagtgctgctatgacagaaataccaaaagtggatggctttaacaaacagaagtttattctctcacagtctggtagtctagaagtccaaattcagggcatcggctccaggggaagggtttctctgttggctgtggaggaaggtccctgtcatcaatcttctcctggactaggagcttcttcgcacaggaaccctgggtccaaaggacgtcgtctgctcccggcattgctttcttggtgggatgaggtccccctgtctctctgtttgtgtctctcttttatatctcaaaagacattggctcaagacacaatacaatcttctagattgagtcctgtttcattaacataactgccgcctagCCCACTTtattaacttcatagaggtaggatgtacaacacataggaaaatcacattagatgacaaaatggtggacaatcacacaatactgggaatcatagcttagccaaattgatacacatatttttgggggacacaattcaatccatgacattgccCAAATCAAATGTTTAATAGTTGGGAAAGAAGAGGTTCAAACACAAGCAAATCAATTCCCTTACGTAGTAGAACTACAGTGAAAAGAATAAAGTGACAAACGCTGTGGCTTAAAAGAGATGTTTCTGAGTCTAGATGCTTATTATTATCTTTCATCTTTAAAGGCTCACTAACCTCCCTGCTTTTCcccattaaccactgtgccccaaaACTATTGTAGCCTCAACCTTCCTAACTTAGCCAAACAGTAAATGAATGCCTATGATTCCGTTCTTCACCTCTGGTTTTGGGTGCAGAAATACATACATCTAATAGGAAGCCTATAACAAGAGAAAGGGCCACCCATCTGAGGCAAAGACTGAAGCTGTTATACTGGGTTGAACAGTGTCCCCGCTTGAGtaaaagaatttaactttacccaaagaatttggtctttgttc
This DNA window, taken from Loxodonta africana isolate mLoxAfr1 chromosome 9, mLoxAfr1.hap2, whole genome shotgun sequence, encodes the following:
- the ZNF484 gene encoding zinc finger protein 484 isoform X2 — translated: MLDDGEISSQSRLVGDIGFETSQQGISEEALFHSMGVNLFRRDDSLYSILEALWQGDEWAERYEENQNKLSSHVAFINKKTLANERGCDYKDIEKIVPINTDLVPSRKRIHNCYSFGKNLKHVANLHNYNGNSATENLDKIIGYGNDFTHVNSHTEMNAYECNQCKKVLSHKQALIQHQKIHAEENLYLFSDYIKVFTQKSHAFAHQSIYTEEKHHECSKCEIIFAQKPQIGIAQMVYTGEKPYTCTEYGKEFSLKSNHQKTHAEENHYKCNQSGKAFIQKSDLFRFRSFSTGEKPYKYSECGKNSQNSDLNKHKKIYTGEKHFECTECRKAFTRKSTLSMHQKIHTGEKPYVCPECGKAFIRKSHFITHERIHTGEKPYECSDCGKSFTKKSQLHVHQRIHTGENPFICSECGKIFTHKTNLIIHQKIHTGERPYICAECGKAFTDRSNLIKHQKIHTGEKPYKCSDCGKSFTWKSRLRIHQKCHTGERHYECSECGKAFIQKSTLSMHQKIHRGEKPYACTECGKAFFHKSHFITHERIHTGEKPYKCSGCGKSFTKKSQLHVHQQIHTGEKPYICAQCGKAFTDRSNLFTHQKIHTGEKPYKCSDCGKAFTRKSGLHIHQQSHTGERHYECSECGKAFARKSTLIMHQRIHTGEKPYICTECGKSFIQKSHLNRHRRIHTGEKPYECSDCGKSFIKKSQLHEHHRIHTGEKPYICAECGKAFTIRSNLIKHQKIHAKQKPYKCSDFGKALNWKRQLSIPQKSNSEEVECPVPRSWCGDTKM
- the ZNF484 gene encoding zinc finger protein 484 isoform X1; protein product: MTMSLGSVSFKDVTVDFTREEWQQLDLAQKSLYRDVMLENYFNLVSVGYQISKPEVIFNLEQGKEPHMLDDGEISSQSRLVGDIGFETSQQGISEEALFHSMGVNLFRRDDSLYSILEALWQGDEWAERYEENQNKLSSHVAFINKKTLANERGCDYKDIEKIVPINTDLVPSRKRIHNCYSFGKNLKHVANLHNYNGNSATENLDKIIGYGNDFTHVNSHTEMNAYECNQCKKVLSHKQALIQHQKIHAEENLYLFSDYIKVFTQKSHAFAHQSIYTEEKHHECSKCEIIFAQKPQIGIAQMVYTGEKPYTCTEYGKEFSLKSNHQKTHAEENHYKCNQSGKAFIQKSDLFRFRSFSTGEKPYKYSECGKNSQNSDLNKHKKIYTGEKHFECTECRKAFTRKSTLSMHQKIHTGEKPYVCPECGKAFIRKSHFITHERIHTGEKPYECSDCGKSFTKKSQLHVHQRIHTGENPFICSECGKIFTHKTNLIIHQKIHTGERPYICAECGKAFTDRSNLIKHQKIHTGEKPYKCSDCGKSFTWKSRLRIHQKCHTGERHYECSECGKAFIQKSTLSMHQKIHRGEKPYACTECGKAFFHKSHFITHERIHTGEKPYKCSGCGKSFTKKSQLHVHQQIHTGEKPYICAQCGKAFTDRSNLFTHQKIHTGEKPYKCSDCGKAFTRKSGLHIHQQSHTGERHYECSECGKAFARKSTLIMHQRIHTGEKPYICTECGKSFIQKSHLNRHRRIHTGEKPYECSDCGKSFIKKSQLHEHHRIHTGEKPYICAECGKAFTIRSNLIKHQKIHAKQKPYKCSDFGKALNWKRQLSIPQKSNSEEVECPVPRSWCGDTKM